A section of the Cygnus olor isolate bCygOlo1 chromosome 14, bCygOlo1.pri.v2, whole genome shotgun sequence genome encodes:
- the NHP2 gene encoding H/ACA ribonucleoprotein complex subunit 2 isoform X2, with the protein MAREKEAEAAEAAPELSYREQLGHLNPIAQPLASRKLTRKLYKCIRKAAKQKQIRRGVKEVQKFINKGEKGIAVLAGDTLPIDVYCHIPIMCEDRNLPYAYVPSKSDLGAAAGSKRPTCVILIKPHEEYQEAYDECLEDVEALPMPL; encoded by the exons ATGGCGCGTGAGAAGGAGGCggaggcggcggaggcggcCCCGGAGCTGTCGTACCGGGAGCAGCTCGGGCACCTCAACCCCATCGCGCAGCCGCTCGCCTCCCGCAAGCTGACGCGGAAGCTCTACAAGTGCATTAGGAAAG CGGCCAAGCAGAAGCAGATCCGCCGCGGCGTGAAGGAGGTGCAGAAGTTCATCAACAAGGGCGAGAAGGG GATCGCGGTGCTGGCCGGCGACACGCTGCCCATCGATGTGTACTGCCACATCCCCATCATGTGCGAGGACAGGAACCTCCCGTATGCGTACGTCCCCTCCAAATCG GACCTGGGAGCTGCGGCCGGCTCGAAGCGCCCCACGTGTGTCATCCTGATCAAGCCCCACGAGGAGTACCAGGAGGCCTACGATGAGTGCCTGGAGGACGTGGAGGCGCTGCCCATGCCGCTCTGA
- the NHP2 gene encoding H/ACA ribonucleoprotein complex subunit 2 isoform X1, producing the protein MACQVGWVASVRPMDLTSIKRSLSKGHIQSMAQFQCSLMLMFQNAVMYNSCNHHVHRMALEMQREVLEQMQMLGEALLCSEDRLRLGRSGQAEADPPRREGGAEVHQQGREGDRGAGRRHAAHRCVLPHPHHVRGQEPPVCVRPLQIGPGSCGRLEAPHVCHPDQAPRGVPGGLR; encoded by the exons ATGGCCTGCCAAGTTGGTTGGGTGGCAAGTGTCAG GCCCATGGATTTAACCAGCATAAAGCGAAGCCTGTCCAAGGGGCACATCCAGTCCATGGCCCAGTTCCAGTGCAGCCTGATGCTCATGTTCCAGAACGCGGTGATGTACAACAGCTGCAACCACCACGTGCACCGCATGGCCCTGGAGATGCAgcgggaggtgctggagcagatgcAGATGCTGGGTGAAGCCCTCCTGTGCTCGGAGGACAGGCTGCGGCTGGGCAGGAG CGGCCAAGCAGAAGCAGATCCGCCGCGGCGTGAAGGAGGTGCAGAAGTTCATCAACAAGGGCGAGAAGGG GATCGCGGTGCTGGCCGGCGACACGCTGCCCATCGATGTGTACTGCCACATCCCCATCATGTGCGAGGACAGGAACCTCCCGTATGCGTACGTCCCCTCCAAATCG GACCTGGGAGCTGCGGCCGGCTCGAAGCGCCCCACGTGTGTCATCCTGATCAAGCCCCACGAGGAGTACCAGGAGGCCTACGATGA